The following DNA comes from Nicotiana sylvestris chromosome 10, ASM39365v2, whole genome shotgun sequence.
AACCATCAACTAAAAATTGCTGAAATAATCGTCCTGAGCACACAATGGTGggaacttcatcttttctttctTGAATTCTATAAGCGAAAAATTCTCGCATGCTTACACATTGCCTTCCTCTCGATGATTGATCACCTTGACTTAAAGGAATATCTTCTCTGTACCCATCTTCACCATAAGGAAAAAACAAAGGATATTGTAGACCTAAATATGCAGCATTTAGTTCATTTATTCTTTGTAGCTGTCCAGATTGTGTTTCTATAATGATATCGCGATCACTTCCAGAAACTTCAAAATCACCAACCGCTAAAGCAGCTACTTCTGGTATTGTTGGTAAGTTGTATCTTCTACCATCAGTACCTCTCTTCCCTATTAATCTGAACTTAACATTGGAGTCTATATTCTCTTGGAATCGATCTCTGACCATCCTAAATGTCTTTGCCAAAACATGATTGTCATCAAGCATTTGTTCCAGATAAGAAACAATTTCAGCATGAAGTTTATTAATATCTTGGCTACGActgaaaaaaatatatgaaatcaATAATGGTTTTTAAATTAATTGTTATTTTCATAGTATTATATAATAAAGGTATAAGGCTAACCTGATAGCGTTGATTCTATTTGTAACttcattctctctctctctctctctctctctctctctctctctctctctctctatatatatatatatatatatatatatatatatatatatatatatatatatatatatatatatatccttcaGGAGGTAGTAAGCTCCCAATTTGATGATAGTTTTGACCACATAATCTGAACGTTCTTGGCCCTCTTTTCTGGTTGATAGAGACATCAACCTTACCCCCTATTGACGTAAATGAGAAGATAGAGTTATAACTCCtaatattttctcaaaaatggCTACTTTTAGGACCTATATTAAAACCATTGCAAAATGCTAAATGTGAATATAAGTAGATTTGAACATGCTGATATTAAAAGTTATAATTCCTCTAAACTGATCCAAATAAGAGTTGGTCCAAAACCTCAGGAGGCTTCTTAAGATCAGGAAGCTCTATTTTTCCACGATCACAACACATTGTGAAAATAGGTTTTTTTGAGTTGTAATGCTTGCGGATTCTTTCTTCATACCAAAAAAGCGCCCCGCACTTTTCGCATTCATATGTAGCATCTCCTATGTCCCAGTAATCTGTACTTGCAATAGTATATAAAGTCAAAGACAAAAGATTATTGATTTATTTTATCGAACTGCGTTGTGTGAATAAAGAGTTTCTCATAAGTACCTTCAGTGTAAATTTCGCCACATTCAACATCCACCTCTAAGAAAACTAGTAGTTAAATCAATTAATAGGGATGGTTCGTAGATATATACATCTATATTTTTCAATATAGATTGTTCTTTAATAACATCAGAAAAGTGCAAAGGTATGGTTGTCATACCTGGATATTCTTCATCATCTTCATATCCTATATTATTTTGCAACTGCCCTATTATGTGTAAAATTTGTGAGTGTATATTGATCTAAGACAA
Coding sequences within:
- the LOC138880013 gene encoding uncharacterized protein yields the protein MLDDNHVLAKTFRMVRDRFQENIDSNVKFRLIGKRGTDGRRYNLPTIPEVAALAVGDFEVSGSDRDIIIETQSGQLQRINELNAAYLGLQYPLFFPYGEDGYREDIPLSQGDQSSRGRQCVSMREFFAYRIQERKDEVPTIVCSGRLFQQFLVDGYTKIESSQLKFIRTHQSN
- the LOC138868128 gene encoding uncharacterized protein isoform X1, with the protein product MQLHWSFFMEKQKTLLSEPSRNNIQNQKRRKRNSVTKDKVEPCKSINYSVESEERLPPLSDITNGQLQNNIGYEDDEEYPVFLEVDVECGEIYTEDYWDIGDATYECEKCGALFWYEERIRKHYNSKKPIFTMCCDRGKIELPDLKKPPEVLDQLLFGSV
- the LOC138868128 gene encoding uncharacterized protein isoform X2, producing the protein MQLHWSFFMEKQKTLLSEPSRNNIQNQKRRKRNSVTKDKVEPCKSINYSVESEERLPPLSDITNDYWDIGDATYECEKCGALFWYEERIRKHYNSKKPIFTMCCDRGKIELPDLKKPPEVLDQLLFGSV